In the genome of Flavobacterium panacagri, one region contains:
- the glmS gene encoding glutamine--fructose-6-phosphate transaminase (isomerizing), translated as MCGIVGYIGHRDAYPIVIKGLKRLEYRGYDSAGVMLYDEESGIKVCKTKGKVSDLEAKASEGFTVNGNIGIGHTRWATHGVPNDVNSHPHVSNSGDLVIIHNGIIENYAPLKEELIKRGYTFKSDTDTEVLVNLIEEVQKKENIKLGKAVQIALNQVVGAYAIAVFDKKNPNELVAARLGSPLAIGVGEGEYFVASDASPFIEYTSNAVYLEDGEMANIRLHKPIKIRKIKDDSLVDPYIQELQMNLEQIEKGGYDHFMLKEIYEQPSVIKDTYRGRLHANEGIVQMAGVEDNLEKFLNAKRILIVACGTSWHAGLVAEYIFEEFTRIPVEVEYASEFRYRNPIINKDDVVIAISQSGETADTMAAIKLAKENGAFVFGVCNVVGSSISRESHAGAYTHAGPEIGVASTKAFTTQITVLTMIALKLGKAKGTLSNTDFHTYLQELEVIPEKVAEALETNDKAKEIAAAFKDSPNCLYLGRGYNFPVALEGALKLKEISYIHAEGYPAAEMKHGPIALIDEQMPVIVIAPKQGHYDKIVSNIQEIKSRSGKIIAVVTKGDIQVRELADYVIEIPETSDALSPLVTTIPLQLLSYYIAVMRGCNVDQPRNLAKSVTVE; from the coding sequence ATGTGTGGAATTGTTGGATATATCGGTCATAGAGACGCGTATCCTATTGTAATCAAGGGCTTAAAGCGACTTGAGTACAGAGGTTATGATAGTGCCGGTGTTATGCTGTATGACGAAGAGTCTGGCATAAAGGTTTGTAAAACAAAAGGTAAAGTTTCTGATCTTGAAGCCAAAGCAAGCGAAGGATTTACTGTTAATGGTAATATTGGTATTGGCCATACTCGTTGGGCTACACACGGTGTTCCAAACGATGTAAACTCTCATCCTCATGTTTCTAACTCTGGGGATTTAGTAATTATCCACAACGGAATTATAGAGAATTATGCTCCTCTAAAAGAAGAGTTGATCAAAAGAGGTTATACTTTTAAATCGGATACAGATACAGAGGTTTTAGTTAATTTAATAGAAGAAGTTCAGAAGAAAGAAAATATTAAATTAGGTAAAGCGGTTCAGATTGCACTTAATCAAGTGGTTGGGGCATATGCAATTGCTGTTTTTGATAAAAAAAATCCAAATGAACTTGTCGCGGCAAGATTAGGAAGTCCGTTGGCGATTGGAGTTGGAGAAGGAGAGTATTTTGTTGCTTCTGATGCGTCACCATTTATTGAATATACTTCTAATGCGGTGTATTTAGAAGATGGAGAAATGGCAAATATTAGATTGCATAAGCCTATTAAAATTAGAAAAATTAAAGATGATTCTTTGGTAGATCCTTATATTCAAGAACTTCAAATGAATTTGGAGCAGATTGAAAAAGGAGGATATGATCACTTTATGTTAAAAGAGATCTATGAGCAACCTTCAGTAATTAAAGATACGTATAGAGGAAGGCTTCATGCTAATGAGGGAATTGTTCAAATGGCCGGTGTCGAGGATAATTTGGAGAAATTCTTAAATGCAAAACGTATTCTAATTGTAGCGTGCGGTACTTCTTGGCATGCAGGTCTAGTTGCTGAATATATTTTTGAAGAGTTTACACGTATTCCTGTTGAAGTAGAATATGCTTCTGAGTTTAGATATAGAAACCCAATTATCAATAAAGACGATGTAGTTATTGCTATTTCTCAGTCTGGTGAGACTGCAGATACAATGGCGGCTATTAAGTTGGCTAAAGAGAATGGAGCTTTTGTGTTTGGTGTTTGTAATGTTGTAGGTTCTTCTATTTCTAGAGAAAGCCATGCAGGTGCTTACACGCATGCAGGGCCAGAAATTGGAGTGGCTTCTACAAAAGCGTTTACTACTCAGATTACTGTTTTAACAATGATTGCCTTGAAACTTGGAAAAGCGAAAGGAACATTGTCGAATACAGATTTCCATACTTACCTTCAGGAATTGGAAGTTATTCCTGAAAAAGTAGCAGAAGCATTAGAAACCAATGATAAAGCAAAAGAAATTGCAGCAGCTTTTAAAGATTCGCCAAATTGTCTTTATTTAGGACGTGGGTATAATTTCCCAGTTGCTTTAGAAGGTGCTTTAAAACTAAAAGAGATTTCATATATCCATGCAGAAGGATATCCGGCTGCAGAGATGAAACACGGTCCAATTGCTTTGATTGACGAACAAATGCCGGTTATTGTAATTGCTCCAAAACAAGGACATTACGATAAGATTGTAAGTAATATTCAGGAAATTAAATCAAGAAGCGGTAAAATAATCGCTGTAGTTACAAAAGGTGATATTCAAGTTCGCGAATTGGCAGATTATGTTATCGAAATTCCGGAAACTTCAGATGCATTATCTCCATTAGTAACAACAATTCCGTTGCAATTGCTTTCATATTACATTGCTGTTATGAGAGGTTGTAATGTGGATCAGCCGCGAAATTTGGCAAAATCAGTTACAGTGGAGTAA
- a CDS encoding TonB-dependent receptor — translation MRVYLLIMLLFSGMSFAQNTITGSVTDGNKQSIPGANVVVVGENTGASTDFDGSFKLTTNSKLPFSIKISAIGFESKTINVTAANQKVNVILKDEETKLDEIVVSASRTPERVIESPVTIERMGLQEIKNTTAATFYDGLENLKEVNFNTSSISFKSVNTRGFATVANTRFMQLVDGMDNSSPALNFVLGNLIGVSDIDVASVELLPGASSALYGANAFNGIMFMTSKSPFTNEGISVYYKYGQTSQNAAGTNDYNDFGIRAAKAFTKHFAMKANFTYMEASEWIANDTRSMTGGSVGHAMNQNYDGLNIYGDEVTTFIPNVGQVSRTGYREQDLTDNKVQSMKADFSAHIKPWANDTEFILQYKIGTGSTIYQGANRYALKDFLMQQGKFEVKGKNFFGRVYFTSEDAGNSYDMRFAAWNVNRAAKSDQEWFTNYATAYQYAGAVMGTNANESAAIARNFADYNVLPAQISFIPKPTGSARFEPGSAQFNNALSNVVANPDLTQGAKFIDHSKLYHSDVNYNFRDVIKWAEVQVGGSWRKYVMDSEGTIFTDYDGPIEYKEYGAYAQLQKKFLDDRLKFTGSLRYDKSQNFDGNISPRVSFVYSAGASKNHNFRLSYQTGFRNPTTQDQYIGLDLGPFALIGSAPENLDRFQETVNVSAAGQAAGQPATIGMSGQNAYRNAYTVASVQAFAASSNPASLQVADIGLVKPEQVQAFEAGYRTVVQNDLSVDLNAYYNIYNDFMNTARVISPYYGTVGTDPTNPAVQQSYQALAFGDRRVYQVYTNTTAQISSFGFGVGLSKKVYKDFEVGANYNYAQFNFNQEDDPDFVAGFNTPKHRIKASLGNAKVIKNLGFNVNVRWNSEYLWESSFGDGMIPENTVLDAQINYALPKLKSVIKVGATNLFGSDYLQVIGAGMIGQMWFASWTINP, via the coding sequence ATGAGAGTCTACTTGCTAATTATGTTGTTGTTCAGCGGAATGTCTTTTGCGCAGAATACAATTACAGGTTCGGTTACAGATGGTAACAAACAATCTATTCCTGGCGCTAATGTTGTTGTTGTCGGAGAAAACACTGGCGCGTCTACTGATTTTGATGGATCATTTAAGTTGACCACAAATTCTAAACTGCCATTTTCTATTAAAATCTCCGCAATTGGATTTGAATCAAAAACGATTAATGTTACTGCAGCAAATCAAAAAGTGAATGTAATTTTAAAAGATGAAGAAACTAAATTGGATGAAATTGTGGTTTCGGCTTCAAGAACACCTGAAAGAGTGATTGAGTCGCCGGTAACTATCGAACGTATGGGGCTTCAGGAGATTAAAAATACTACGGCAGCCACTTTCTATGACGGATTAGAAAACTTGAAAGAAGTAAATTTCAATACGAGCAGTATTTCTTTCAAGTCGGTAAATACTAGAGGTTTTGCGACTGTTGCCAATACTCGTTTTATGCAGTTGGTGGATGGAATGGATAACTCCTCTCCAGCGTTGAATTTTGTTTTAGGGAATCTTATTGGTGTTTCAGATATTGATGTGGCTAGTGTGGAGTTGCTTCCGGGTGCTTCATCAGCTCTTTATGGTGCAAATGCTTTTAACGGAATTATGTTTATGACTAGTAAAAGTCCGTTTACTAATGAAGGAATAAGTGTTTATTATAAGTATGGTCAGACTAGTCAGAATGCTGCGGGTACAAATGATTATAATGATTTCGGAATTAGAGCAGCTAAAGCTTTCACGAAACATTTTGCAATGAAAGCTAATTTTACTTACATGGAAGCTAGCGAGTGGATTGCGAATGATACTAGAAGTATGACTGGGGGTTCTGTTGGACATGCAATGAATCAAAATTACGACGGTTTGAATATCTATGGTGACGAGGTTACTACTTTTATTCCTAATGTTGGTCAGGTGAGTAGAACAGGATACCGTGAGCAAGACTTGACAGATAATAAAGTGCAGAGCATGAAAGCTGATTTTAGTGCTCATATTAAACCTTGGGCTAATGACACAGAATTTATTTTACAATATAAGATAGGTACGGGAAGTACTATTTATCAGGGAGCAAATAGATATGCTTTGAAAGATTTCTTAATGCAGCAAGGAAAGTTTGAAGTAAAGGGGAAAAACTTTTTTGGGCGAGTGTATTTTACAAGTGAAGATGCAGGTAATTCTTACGATATGAGATTTGCGGCGTGGAATGTGAACAGAGCAGCAAAATCAGATCAAGAATGGTTTACGAATTATGCAACGGCATATCAGTATGCTGGTGCGGTTATGGGAACTAATGCTAATGAATCTGCTGCTATAGCAAGAAACTTTGCAGATTATAACGTACTGCCTGCGCAGATTTCTTTTATTCCAAAACCAACAGGTTCAGCAAGATTTGAGCCGGGCTCTGCGCAATTTAATAATGCTTTAAGTAATGTAGTAGCAAATCCTGATTTGACACAAGGTGCTAAATTTATCGACCATTCCAAATTATATCATTCAGATGTGAATTATAATTTTAGAGATGTAATAAAATGGGCAGAAGTTCAAGTTGGAGGTTCTTGGAGAAAATATGTAATGGATTCTGAGGGAACCATTTTTACAGATTATGATGGGCCAATTGAATATAAAGAATACGGTGCGTATGCACAGTTGCAGAAAAAATTCTTAGACGACAGATTAAAGTTTACAGGATCTTTGCGTTATGATAAAAGCCAGAATTTTGATGGAAATATTTCGCCAAGAGTGTCTTTTGTGTATTCTGCAGGAGCTTCAAAAAATCATAATTTCAGGTTGTCTTATCAGACAGGTTTCCGCAATCCAACTACACAAGATCAATATATTGGTTTAGATTTAGGTCCTTTTGCATTGATTGGGTCTGCACCTGAGAATTTAGATCGTTTTCAAGAAACAGTAAATGTTAGTGCGGCAGGACAGGCGGCAGGACAGCCAGCGACTATTGGAATGTCTGGACAAAATGCTTATCGTAATGCTTATACAGTAGCTTCGGTTCAGGCTTTTGCGGCTTCTTCTAATCCGGCTAGTCTTCAAGTTGCTGATATTGGTTTGGTAAAACCAGAGCAGGTTCAAGCTTTTGAAGCGGGATATCGTACTGTGGTTCAAAATGATTTATCAGTAGATTTAAATGCTTATTATAATATTTATAATGACTTTATGAATACGGCAAGAGTTATTTCTCCTTACTATGGAACAGTTGGGACAGATCCGACAAATCCTGCAGTGCAGCAGAGTTATCAAGCATTGGCGTTTGGTGATAGAAGAGTGTATCAGGTTTATACTAATACAACGGCTCAGATTTCTTCTTTTGGTTTTGGAGTAGGTCTGTCTAAGAAAGTTTATAAAGATTTTGAGGTAGGAGCGAATTATAATTATGCCCAATTTAATTTCAATCAGGAAGATGATCCAGATTTCGTTGCGGGTTTCAATACGCCAAAACATAGAATTAAAGCTTCTTTAGGAAATGCAAAAGTGATTAAAAACTTAGGTTTCAATGTTAATGTGAGATGGAATTCTGAGTACTTATGGGAGTCTTCTTTTGGAGATGGTATGATTCCTGAAAATACAGTTCTTGATGCTCAGATAAATTATGCTCTTCCAAAATTAAAATCGGTTATTAAAGTAGGAGCAACAAATCTTTTTGGATCTGATTATCTTCAGGTAATTGGAGCAGGTATGATTGGTCAGATGTGGTTTGCTTCTTGGACAATTAATCCGTAA
- the panD gene encoding aspartate 1-decarboxylase translates to MQIQVIKSKIHRVKVTGADLNYIGSITIDETLLEASNIIEGEKVSIVNINNGERFETYAIKGEKNSGEITLNGPAARKVQKDDIIIIISYATLDFEEAKTFKPWIIFPNENDNSLT, encoded by the coding sequence ATGCAAATTCAAGTTATAAAATCAAAAATTCATCGCGTTAAAGTAACGGGTGCCGATTTAAATTATATTGGCAGCATTACTATTGATGAAACTTTACTAGAAGCTTCAAATATTATTGAAGGCGAAAAAGTATCTATTGTGAACATTAATAATGGCGAACGTTTTGAAACTTACGCTATTAAAGGTGAGAAAAACTCAGGCGAAATCACTTTGAATGGTCCAGCTGCAAGAAAGGTTCAGAAAGATGACATCATCATTATCATTTCTTACGCAACTTTGGATTTTGAAGAAGCGAAGACCTTCAAACCGTGGATTATTTTCCCTAACGAAAATGACAATTCGCTAACCTAA
- a CDS encoding DUF4270 domain-containing protein gives MYNTSFVKKILLALIVVSLYSCDKDFNAVGDGLIADDHFGLEAQDYNVLAFNQEVTPIQSNNLAVNALGIFDNPLFGTTTANFVTQVGLVSYAPTIGESPVVESVVLTIPYFVKDKTTDAEGNSTYKLDSIYGGQGSDYKLKLSVYESKMQMRNSYFSGGSQLPQFYYTSQNNDFFTIANKDVLLNDGAAVENEQFFFDSKEIVTKTVDADNKETVTRVAPQMTLNLNKQFFQDKILNAVASKLSTEDLFQEYFRGLYFMVEKSGTSPANMALMDFSKGVITIKYKAKTASTTDDANATEDKQILVNLKGVTATSTASFLQDAKNADYQSAVANRNDKDGDERLYLKGGQGSLAIIKLFDQTDVLSYDANGDVKDGANGVPDQLDEIRKNVTLKNWKVNEANLVFYIDADKMANTKEPMRVYLSDMTNNTVLADFSTDDSTFGGLIVLDSNKKGKTYKVRITSHIRNLIKDATLKNVNLGLTVSLSSAATFAVPNVLELKNETISQAPRTSVMSPLGTVLYGGKASAGDKRLKLQIYYTKPN, from the coding sequence ATGTATAATACTTCTTTTGTTAAGAAAATTCTTTTAGCTTTAATTGTTGTTTCTTTATATTCTTGCGACAAAGATTTTAATGCAGTAGGTGATGGTTTAATTGCAGATGATCATTTTGGGCTTGAAGCGCAAGATTATAATGTTTTAGCTTTTAATCAAGAAGTGACTCCTATTCAGTCGAATAATTTAGCTGTAAATGCTTTGGGTATTTTTGATAATCCTTTATTTGGTACTACTACTGCAAATTTTGTGACCCAAGTTGGACTTGTTAGCTATGCGCCAACAATTGGAGAGTCTCCGGTTGTAGAAAGTGTTGTGCTTACTATTCCATATTTTGTCAAAGATAAAACGACCGATGCTGAGGGTAATAGTACTTACAAGCTAGATTCTATTTATGGGGGTCAGGGAAGTGATTATAAATTAAAATTGAGTGTTTATGAGTCAAAAATGCAGATGAGAAACAGCTATTTCAGTGGTGGTTCCCAATTGCCTCAATTTTATTATACAAGCCAAAATAATGATTTCTTTACTATTGCTAATAAGGATGTGTTATTAAATGATGGAGCGGCCGTAGAAAATGAACAATTCTTTTTTGATTCTAAAGAAATTGTAACTAAAACAGTTGATGCAGACAATAAAGAAACTGTTACAAGAGTTGCTCCGCAAATGACTTTAAATCTTAATAAGCAATTTTTTCAGGATAAAATATTAAATGCTGTAGCCTCAAAACTTTCTACAGAAGATCTTTTTCAGGAATATTTTAGAGGGTTGTATTTTATGGTAGAAAAATCAGGAACTTCTCCTGCTAATATGGCTTTAATGGATTTTTCTAAAGGAGTAATCACTATTAAATATAAAGCTAAAACAGCTTCTACAACTGATGATGCAAATGCTACAGAAGATAAGCAGATTCTAGTAAACTTAAAAGGTGTTACAGCAACTAGTACGGCTAGTTTTCTTCAAGATGCGAAAAATGCCGATTATCAAAGTGCCGTTGCAAACAGAAATGATAAAGATGGTGACGAAAGACTTTACTTAAAAGGAGGTCAGGGATCTTTGGCAATAATTAAGCTTTTTGATCAGACAGATGTTCTGAGTTATGATGCTAATGGAGATGTTAAAGATGGTGCCAATGGTGTTCCTGATCAATTGGATGAAATCAGAAAAAATGTTACGCTTAAGAACTGGAAAGTAAATGAAGCAAATCTTGTCTTTTATATTGATGCCGATAAAATGGCCAATACAAAAGAACCAATGAGAGTTTATTTGTCTGATATGACTAATAATACAGTTTTGGCAGATTTCTCTACCGATGATAGTACATTTGGTGGTCTAATTGTACTTGATTCTAATAAAAAAGGCAAAACATACAAAGTGAGAATTACAAGTCATATTCGTAATCTTATAAAAGATGCAACATTGAAAAATGTTAATTTAGGATTGACTGTTTCTCTAAGTTCTGCAGCTACTTTTGCTGTGCCTAATGTATTGGAGCTTAAAAATGAAACTATATCACAAGCGCCTAGAACATCAGTAATGAGTCCTTTGGGTACTGTTTTGTATGGCGGTAAGGCTTCTGCTGGTGATAAAAGATTGAAACTCCAGATCTACTATACGAAACCAAATTAA
- a CDS encoding glycogen/starch synthase, which yields MKDKRILYVSSEVVPYLAENEVSLMSYDVPKMINDQGGQIRIFMPRYGNINERRHQLHEVIRLSGMNLVVNDLDMPLIIKVASIPKERIQVYFIDNDEYFKRKATFADEEGVLYPDNDERAIFFAKGVVETVKKLNWVPDIIHVHGWLAAMLPIYMKHYYKHEALFSETKIITSVYGQSFDENLDLEMINKVKFDGVPHDAVSDLEVPNYENVLKASILHSDGVIIASENVSPSLTKFIESSGKPFLPFATKDAFADAYTNFYRTFGL from the coding sequence ATGAAAGATAAGAGGATATTATATGTATCATCTGAAGTCGTGCCTTATTTGGCTGAAAATGAGGTTTCTTTAATGTCTTATGACGTTCCGAAAATGATTAATGACCAAGGAGGTCAAATAAGAATTTTCATGCCAAGATATGGGAATATCAATGAGAGAAGACATCAGCTACACGAAGTGATCAGGCTTTCAGGGATGAATTTGGTAGTGAATGATTTAGACATGCCGTTGATTATTAAAGTTGCTTCAATTCCGAAAGAGCGAATTCAGGTCTACTTTATAGATAATGATGAATATTTTAAACGTAAAGCAACCTTCGCAGACGAGGAAGGTGTTTTATATCCTGATAATGACGAAAGAGCAATCTTCTTTGCTAAAGGTGTTGTGGAAACAGTGAAAAAATTAAACTGGGTTCCAGATATCATTCACGTTCATGGATGGCTTGCAGCAATGCTTCCTATCTATATGAAACATTATTACAAACATGAAGCCTTATTTTCTGAAACCAAAATCATTACTTCTGTTTACGGACAGTCTTTTGATGAGAATTTGGATTTGGAGATGATAAATAAAGTTAAATTTGATGGTGTTCCTCATGATGCTGTATCAGATTTAGAAGTTCCAAATTACGAGAATGTTTTAAAAGCAAGCATCTTACATTCTGATGGAGTAATCATTGCTTCGGAAAATGTTTCTCCAAGTTTAACAAAATTTATAGAATCTTCAGGAAAACCTTTTTTACCTTTCGCCACGAAAGATGCATTTGCTGACGCTTATACAAATTTCTATAGAACGTTTGGACTTTAA
- the panC gene encoding pantoate--beta-alanine ligase produces MHIFYSKAALIAYIKTIKTANSTIGFVPTMGALHQGHLALMQRSLKENDDTVVSIFVNPTQFNNPEDLAKYPRTLEEDIKKMRTLSDKIILYAPSVEDIYEGNTVSQTFDFDGLENQMEGKFRPGHFNGVGTIVKRLFEIVTPTNAYFGEKDFQQLQIVKKMVEKADLPVNVVGCPIFREENQLAMSSRNERLSAQERKDAAIIYKTLTEAKEIFKNHSPQETLEFVENSFKDNNEFELEYFVIADESTLLPIDQKENDKNYRAFIAVFVNSIRLIDTISLN; encoded by the coding sequence ATGCACATTTTCTACAGTAAAGCAGCTTTGATAGCCTATATTAAAACTATCAAAACCGCAAATTCAACTATTGGATTTGTACCAACAATGGGCGCTTTACACCAAGGACATTTGGCTTTAATGCAGCGTTCACTAAAAGAAAACGACGACACCGTTGTAAGCATTTTTGTCAATCCAACCCAGTTTAACAACCCGGAAGATTTAGCAAAATACCCGAGAACTTTAGAAGAAGATATTAAGAAAATGCGTACATTAAGTGATAAAATCATTTTATACGCTCCTTCTGTCGAAGATATTTATGAAGGAAATACTGTTTCTCAAACTTTTGATTTCGACGGATTGGAAAATCAAATGGAAGGAAAATTCAGGCCAGGACATTTTAATGGCGTTGGAACAATTGTAAAAAGGCTTTTTGAGATTGTCACTCCGACCAATGCTTATTTTGGAGAAAAAGATTTTCAGCAGCTTCAAATTGTTAAAAAAATGGTCGAAAAAGCGGACTTACCTGTAAATGTTGTTGGCTGTCCTATTTTCAGGGAAGAAAACCAGCTTGCAATGAGTTCGCGTAATGAACGCCTTTCTGCACAAGAACGAAAAGATGCCGCTATTATCTACAAAACTTTAACTGAGGCTAAAGAGATTTTTAAGAATCATAGTCCACAGGAAACATTGGAATTTGTAGAAAATTCTTTCAAAGACAATAACGAATTCGAGCTTGAATATTTTGTTATTGCTGACGAATCAACACTTTTACCTATCGATCAGAAAGAGAATGACAAAAACTACCGTGCATTTATAGCAGTATTTGTTAATTCTATAAGACTGATAGACACCATTTCATTAAATTAA